From a region of the Campylobacter showae genome:
- a CDS encoding response regulator transcription factor, with product MTQILLVEDDETLSELISEYLSEQGYDVTVRADAKAALDTAYERNFDILILDVKLPKGDGFSLLRELRRLGDDTPAIFTTSLNALQDLEIGYKSGCDDYLKKPYELKELLLRIQILIKRKFSHVNDEFIELNDGYKFYPSSKTLRQNGQIVNLSNKESELLALFLENKNALLSKETIFDKIWNYDEEPSELSLRVYVKNLRRILGKDAIINRRGDGYIYV from the coding sequence ATGACGCAAATTTTGCTCGTAGAGGACGATGAGACGCTAAGCGAACTCATCAGCGAGTATCTGAGCGAACAAGGCTACGACGTGACCGTTCGCGCCGATGCTAAAGCAGCTCTAGATACCGCCTACGAGCGAAATTTTGATATCCTCATCCTCGACGTCAAGCTACCTAAAGGCGACGGTTTCTCCCTTTTGCGCGAACTTAGGCGGCTTGGCGACGACACGCCTGCGATCTTTACCACCTCGCTAAACGCGCTGCAAGACCTAGAGATCGGCTACAAAAGCGGCTGCGACGACTACCTTAAAAAGCCGTACGAGCTAAAAGAGCTTTTGCTTCGTATTCAAATTTTAATCAAGCGCAAATTTTCTCACGTAAATGACGAATTTATCGAGCTTAACGACGGATATAAATTTTATCCAAGCTCCAAAACGCTCCGGCAAAACGGGCAAATCGTAAACCTCTCAAACAAAGAAAGCGAGCTTTTGGCGTTATTTTTGGAAAATAAAAACGCACTGCTGAGCAAGGAGACGATATTTGATAAAATTTGGAACTACGACGAGGAACCCAGCGAGCTGAGCCTACGGGTTTACGTTAAAAACTTACGCCGCATTTTAGGCAAGGACGCGATCATAAATAGGCGCGGCGACGGCTATATCTATGTCTGA
- a CDS encoding sensor histidine kinase, producing MSERSAVIAKILSLYLITSTLFLGYFFTNDYKMKKEALVSNEVKNLKEIKMGIYMKARMYGLGAVKSFTAEKDVKACIVAKSGQILYGEAGCAKFDAAQSSAVAADGKIAIFEALQNMDEGGADELSTAKIALSSKDVTSELNLLRLRTALNLLIVLGVIMIIAFYLAKTALAPLHAKIAALNRFIKDSTHEINAPLSVILMSIETADKSSLSQRNLKRLNNIQTAAKTLSRTYEDLTYLSFGASSSAPKEELNFRDILNERLEFFAPFFAKRGLDLRLNLKDALINANGYELKRAVDNLLSNAVKYANQGGYVVVSLQDGELKISNSGEGLSKEQQDKIFERYTRFNKDQGGFGIGLNLVKRACENNAISVACESEPGKETTFTLRWKS from the coding sequence ATGTCTGAGCGCTCCGCCGTTATAGCTAAAATCCTCTCGCTTTATCTCATCACTAGCACCCTATTTTTGGGGTATTTTTTTACGAACGACTATAAAATGAAAAAAGAAGCCCTCGTCTCAAACGAGGTAAAAAACCTAAAAGAGATCAAGATGGGTATCTACATGAAAGCGCGCATGTACGGGCTTGGCGCAGTAAAAAGCTTTACCGCCGAAAAAGACGTCAAAGCCTGCATCGTAGCTAAAAGCGGTCAAATTTTATACGGCGAGGCGGGCTGCGCTAAATTTGACGCAGCCCAAAGCAGCGCGGTCGCGGCAGACGGCAAGATAGCGATATTTGAGGCGCTACAAAACATGGACGAAGGCGGCGCGGACGAGCTATCGACGGCAAAAATCGCGCTAAGCAGTAAGGACGTCACAAGCGAGCTAAATTTGCTACGGCTGCGTACGGCGCTAAATTTGCTTATCGTTTTAGGCGTTATCATGATAATCGCCTTTTATCTAGCAAAGACCGCGCTAGCGCCGCTACACGCCAAGATCGCCGCGCTAAATCGCTTTATAAAAGACTCTACTCACGAGATAAACGCGCCCCTTAGCGTCATACTTATGAGCATCGAAACGGCAGATAAAAGTAGCCTAAGCCAGAGAAATCTAAAACGCCTAAATAACATCCAAACCGCTGCCAAAACGCTAAGCCGTACCTATGAGGACCTTACGTATTTATCCTTTGGCGCCTCAAGCTCCGCACCAAAAGAGGAGCTAAATTTTAGAGATATTTTAAACGAGCGACTCGAATTTTTTGCTCCGTTTTTTGCTAAACGAGGGCTTGATTTAAGGCTAAATTTAAAAGACGCTCTCATAAATGCAAATGGCTATGAGCTAAAACGTGCGGTGGATAACCTACTAAGCAACGCCGTAAAATACGCAAACCAAGGCGGCTACGTCGTGGTTAGTTTGCAAGACGGCGAGCTAAAAATCTCAAATAGCGGCGAGGGGCTAAGCAAAGAGCAACAAGATAAAATTTTCGAGCGATACACACGGTTTAATAAAGACCAAGGCGGCTTTGGCATCGGGCTAAATTTAGTCAAAAGAGCCTGCGAAAACAACGCCATATCCGTAGCCTGCGAAAGCGAACCTGGCAAAGAAACAACCTTTACGCTTAGGTGGAAGTCTTAA
- a CDS encoding tetratricopeptide repeat protein: MKRAFFQAISHIAVFALVAAFASGCAAPKKATPAPPKPVAQSEIKNICDGKTPKECNDTGVKFENSKDYERAKLCYQKACDDNEGIACSNLGSLHQKLKSKEESEILTIFAKSCTLGNKYGCYNAANFYRLGRGTEHDFAAARKLYEKSCLKLNHAQSCSNLGGMYQFSLGVKTADSKTAKKFYEMGCEMGDEIGCRNLSLIGDE, from the coding sequence TTGAAACGCGCTTTTTTTCAAGCTATCTCGCACATTGCCGTTTTTGCGCTGGTTGCGGCGTTTGCTAGTGGTTGCGCCGCGCCGAAAAAGGCAACCCCAGCACCGCCAAAGCCCGTTGCGCAGTCTGAAATAAAAAACATCTGCGACGGCAAAACCCCAAAAGAGTGCAACGATACGGGCGTAAAATTTGAAAACAGTAAAGACTACGAGCGTGCAAAACTCTGCTATCAAAAAGCCTGCGACGATAACGAGGGTATCGCCTGTTCAAATCTAGGTTCGCTGCACCAAAAGCTAAAAAGCAAAGAGGAGAGCGAGATCTTGACGATATTTGCAAAGTCCTGCACGCTCGGCAACAAATACGGTTGCTACAATGCGGCTAACTTCTACCGCCTCGGACGCGGTACGGAGCATGATTTTGCCGCAGCGCGCAAGCTTTATGAGAAGTCGTGCCTAAAACTAAATCATGCTCAAAGCTGTTCAAATCTCGGCGGTATGTATCAGTTTTCGCTAGGCGTCAAAACCGCCGATTCTAAAACCGCAAAAAAATTTTACGAAATGGGTTGCGAGATGGGCGATGAGATAGGATGCAGGAACCTTTCGCTTATTGGAGACGAGTAA
- a CDS encoding TonB-dependent siderophore receptor yields the protein MRNKILLSVAAINLLASVQILAAQNGENAAGKETLDAVEVTSEQRRDDVKYNAKELVKSTTRLDLTSRQTPQSLTVITEARLKDQNINDYQVLLRNIPGVTLSKWDERVYPTARGFKIDYYLLDSMPSFGGFSLGANDMSLLPYERVEVVKGANGLLAGAGNPAASLNFIRKRANSKEFTGNFKLSAGSYDRYGVSGDVQTPVTADGSVRARASFMHEKSHSYMDYYNRKNTAIYGVVDADIMDSSWLSLGAFYQELKRHGIRWGGMPAFYKNDARREFSKNEIFSQPWTRWDIKTFDVYADFRHYFENEASLNLSYSFRRANTDSNLLYYGGKVNLDGTGDVSGLSVYANKREENIHNIDAYVNVPYEAFDLSHEAVFGAMYNNYKKSSDSVSSYWNSRTTPAGLAYAARTRIDFKNLHLDDPNLPYADQNNADKTVQKAVYLANKFSITDELKFLLGARMSYYKYRITGGNGNRNFTQEITPYLGITYDIGENHTLYASYTSIFKPQTVKDIEGKYLDPIQGKDYELGIKGDYFDGALSASFGVFKVVQDKLGAKTGQKIPGTTTDAYEAKKGVTSKGFEVDVNGEINQNLSLGLGLTHFNANDADGKKFDTESSRTTANLFAKYTIADFRAGAGVQYKSKIYVGSGANEITQKAYTLANLMFGYKISKNFDIQLNIDNVFNKKYFEGIGNNRMVYGDPRTFNLGFTYSF from the coding sequence ATGAGAAATAAAATTTTGCTTTCGGTTGCGGCTATAAATTTGCTCGCGTCCGTTCAAATTTTAGCTGCTCAAAACGGCGAGAACGCAGCCGGCAAAGAGACGCTTGATGCCGTGGAGGTAACGAGCGAGCAAAGGCGCGACGACGTAAAATACAATGCTAAAGAGCTTGTAAAAAGCACCACAAGGCTAGACCTCACCTCGCGCCAAACGCCCCAGTCGCTAACCGTCATCACCGAGGCTAGACTAAAGGATCAAAACATCAACGACTATCAGGTGCTTTTGAGAAATATCCCGGGCGTCACGCTTAGCAAGTGGGACGAGCGCGTATATCCTACAGCAAGAGGCTTTAAGATAGATTATTATTTGCTTGATTCGATGCCAAGCTTTGGCGGATTTAGCCTAGGCGCAAACGATATGAGCTTGCTACCATATGAACGCGTCGAAGTCGTAAAGGGCGCAAACGGCCTGCTAGCGGGTGCAGGCAATCCGGCGGCTAGTTTAAATTTTATCCGAAAAAGAGCAAATTCTAAAGAATTTACGGGAAATTTCAAACTAAGCGCGGGCTCGTACGATAGATACGGCGTATCGGGCGACGTGCAAACACCCGTGACTGCTGACGGCAGCGTGCGGGCTAGAGCGTCGTTTATGCATGAAAAGTCGCATTCGTATATGGACTACTATAACCGTAAAAACACCGCTATCTACGGCGTTGTTGATGCGGATATCATGGATAGCTCGTGGCTAAGCCTAGGCGCTTTTTATCAGGAGCTAAAGCGCCACGGCATACGCTGGGGAGGAATGCCGGCATTTTACAAAAACGACGCTAGGCGCGAGTTTAGCAAAAATGAAATTTTCTCTCAGCCTTGGACTAGGTGGGATATCAAGACTTTTGACGTTTATGCCGATTTTAGGCACTATTTTGAAAACGAAGCCAGCCTAAATCTCTCCTACTCCTTCCGCCGCGCAAATACGGACTCAAATCTACTCTACTACGGCGGCAAGGTAAATTTAGACGGTACGGGCGATGTTAGCGGACTTAGCGTCTATGCAAACAAACGCGAAGAAAATATCCATAACATAGACGCCTACGTAAACGTGCCGTACGAAGCGTTTGACTTGTCTCACGAGGCTGTTTTCGGCGCTATGTATAACAACTATAAAAAAAGCTCCGATAGCGTCAGTAGCTACTGGAATAGCCGCACGACTCCGGCGGGCTTAGCCTATGCGGCGCGTACTAGGATAGACTTTAAAAACCTGCACCTAGACGATCCAAATCTACCTTACGCCGATCAAAACAACGCCGATAAGACGGTGCAAAAGGCCGTATATTTGGCTAATAAATTTTCAATCACGGACGAGCTGAAGTTTTTGCTGGGAGCTAGGATGAGCTACTATAAGTACCGCATAACAGGCGGCAACGGCAATAGAAACTTTACGCAAGAAATCACTCCGTATCTAGGCATCACGTATGATATCGGCGAAAATCACACTCTTTATGCTAGCTACACGAGTATCTTTAAACCTCAAACCGTAAAGGATATAGAAGGCAAATATCTAGATCCGATCCAAGGCAAGGACTATGAGCTGGGCATAAAGGGCGATTATTTTGACGGAGCGCTTTCGGCCTCTTTTGGCGTATTTAAGGTCGTGCAAGATAAACTAGGCGCAAAAACCGGACAAAAGATCCCAGGCACTACGACCGACGCGTATGAAGCTAAAAAAGGCGTAACGAGTAAGGGCTTTGAAGTGGACGTAAACGGCGAGATAAATCAAAATTTAAGCCTAGGTCTTGGGCTTACTCACTTTAACGCCAATGACGCAGACGGTAAGAAATTTGACACCGAAAGCTCGCGCACTACGGCAAATCTGTTTGCTAAATACACTATAGCGGACTTTAGAGCGGGTGCGGGAGTGCAGTATAAAAGTAAAATTTACGTCGGTAGCGGCGCAAATGAAATCACGCAAAAGGCCTACACGCTGGCAAATTTGATGTTTGGTTACAAGATAAGTAAAAATTTCGACATCCAGCTAAATATCGACAACGTATTTAATAAAAAATACTTCGAGGGCATCGGAAACAACAGGATGGTTTACGGCGATCCGCGAACGTTTAATCTAGGTTTTACGTATAGTTTTTAA
- a CDS encoding PepSY-associated TM helix domain-containing protein, producing MPPFDNSKFVIGPQIYDKNISIDALVQRAPSDMPGFETHYVSFPFYDGANITLYGQKPSQGFLHSQYSSTVSYDKNSANLIDVKDIELASKTDKFLSTFRRAHYGDYNAATKFFWFLCGLAPLALSVSGIYLWIKRSNFKRRKR from the coding sequence ATGCCGCCTTTTGATAATTCTAAATTCGTAATCGGTCCGCAAATTTACGATAAAAATATCTCTATCGACGCTCTCGTGCAAAGAGCGCCCTCGGATATGCCCGGATTTGAGACGCACTACGTTAGTTTTCCGTTTTATGATGGCGCAAATATCACGCTCTACGGGCAAAAACCGAGTCAAGGTTTCCTTCATAGCCAGTACTCAAGCACCGTTTCTTACGATAAAAACAGCGCAAATTTAATCGATGTAAAAGATATCGAGCTAGCAAGCAAAACGGATAAATTTTTATCGACGTTTAGGCGAGCTCACTACGGCGATTATAACGCCGCGACTAAATTTTTCTGGTTTTTATGCGGCTTGGCACCGTTAGCGCTTAGCGTTTCGGGCATTTATTTATGGATAAAAAGATCAAATTTTAAAAGGAGAAAAAGATGA
- a CDS encoding PepSY-associated TM helix domain-containing protein codes for MNIFDKKTMYKIHTYISLIFCIPLVVTCFTGSVLVYKDEINNLLMPGVIYVAKNSDENEQKSRLKFDELREKIEKEYPHHEIVGWNIDADPQKTDKIWLLKHGVGEKEWACVYLDAFSGEIKSDLVPHDSGFIGVITELHENLLLEKSGQILLGLTAIFAFIISISGFIVYRNFWTNLLRLRFARMAVFMSDSHKFIGVFSTPVIFAVALSGPGGSLGLCLCRLLIILNS; via the coding sequence GTGAATATATTTGACAAAAAGACGATGTATAAAATTCATACCTATATTTCGCTGATATTTTGCATTCCTTTAGTTGTCACTTGTTTTACCGGTTCGGTTTTGGTTTATAAAGATGAGATAAATAATTTATTAATGCCTGGCGTCATATATGTCGCAAAAAATAGCGACGAAAACGAGCAAAAAAGTAGATTAAAATTTGACGAACTAAGAGAAAAAATAGAAAAAGAGTATCCGCATCACGAGATCGTAGGCTGGAATATCGACGCAGATCCCCAAAAAACGGACAAAATTTGGCTGTTAAAGCACGGAGTGGGCGAAAAAGAGTGGGCGTGCGTGTATCTGGACGCTTTTAGCGGAGAGATAAAAAGCGACCTCGTGCCGCATGATAGCGGATTTATCGGCGTTATAACCGAGCTTCACGAAAATTTGCTTCTTGAAAAAAGCGGTCAAATTTTGCTTGGGCTAACGGCGATTTTTGCTTTTATTATTTCGATCAGCGGCTTTATCGTTTACCGAAATTTTTGGACGAATTTACTGCGCCTTCGGTTTGCGAGAATGGCGGTTTTTATGAGCGATTCGCACAAATTTATCGGCGTTTTTTCTACGCCCGTTATCTTTGCAGTCGCGCTTAGCGGGCCTGGTGGGAGCTTAGGTTTATGTTTATGCCGCCTTTTGATAATTCTAAATTCGTAA